From Anopheles darlingi chromosome 2, idAnoDarlMG_H_01, whole genome shotgun sequence, the proteins below share one genomic window:
- the LOC125950693 gene encoding sodium-independent sulfate anion transporter-like isoform X1, translating to MAGRDVELNGLRPGDPRSAVNRTLSDVEDISEKIPPFGAFAVKSFRGLCNRKQLYKRFPIIVWLPAYSWGYMVEDIVAGLSVGLTVIPQGIAYAVIANLDPQYGLYSAFMGCFVYCIFGSCKDVTIGPTAIMSLMVQVHAANLGPDFAILSAFLTGCAILLLGVLNLGFLVQFISLPVTAGFTSAAAITIASGQMKSLLGLSGKSNEFLESWINVFEHIGEVRLWDSVLGFGTIAVLLLLMNLKNIEGGPRWSAIAKYVALARNAIVVIVGSVIAFLVSEAGHTDVFLLTGNVTSGMPPVQAPPFTATVGDREYSFTEMVGELGTSLIALPLIAILESIAIAKAFAKGKSIDATQEMIALGLCNIAGSFVSSMPVTGSFTRSAVNNNSGVRTPLGGVTTGVLVLLALGLLTSTFYYIPKATLAGVIIAAMLFMVEFHAASEIWRTKRIDIIPLIVTLVACLFLGLEYGMVVGIALNFVFVLHQTSRPKIVWERKIIDSKAILIVTPDQGLVYSCAEYLKHQVIKMATKESVDLVVIDGTHIASVDSTSAKVLVSMAQDLLLQNRTVIVWKWKRSARCTLLRMNREVFQSCVKNDENLEAIVKEIKSTINR from the exons ATGGCTGGTCGTGATGTCGAGTTGAATGGATTACGCCCCGGAGACCCTCGGTCTGCCGTCAACAGGACCCTATCAGACG TAGAGGATATCAGTGAAAAGATCCCTCCGTTCGGTGCGTTTGCTGTGAAATCATTCCGTGGACTTTGTAACCGGAAACAACTTTACAAACGTTTCCCCATCATCGTATGGCTCCCTGCGTACAGCTGGGGATACATGGTGGAAGACATTGTGGCTGGGCTATCGGTTGGATTAACGGTGATACCACAGGGCATCGCGTATGCGGTGATTGCTAATTTGGATCCCCAGTACGGTCTATACTCGGCGTTTATGGGATGTTTCGTGTATTGCATTTTTGGAAGCTGCAAGGATGTTACCATCGGGCCGACCGCCATCATGTCGTTGATGGTGCAGGTGCATGCCGCCAACCTCGGACCGGACTTTGCCATTCTATCGGCCTTTCTCACCGGATGCGCCATCCTGCTACTGGGTGTGTTGAACCTGGGGTTCCTAGTACAATTCATTTCCCTCCCAGTGACGGCAGGATTCACGTCGGCCGCAGCCATCACGATAGCAAGTGGACAGATGAAATCGTTGTTGGGATTATCCGGTAAATCGAATGAATTCCTTGAATCGTGGATCAACGTGTTCGAGCACATCGGTGAAGTGAGACTGTGGGACAGCGTGTTGGGTTTCGGTACGATCGCCGTcctactgttgctgatgaacCTGAAGAACATTGAAGGCGGACCGCGCTGGTCCGCTATCGCAAAGTATGTGGCACTCGCCAGAAATGCGATCGTAGTGATTGTCGGAAGTGTTATAGCGTTTCTGGTCAGTGAAGCCGGCCATACGGATGTGTTTCTGTTAACGGGCAACGTTACATCGGGAATGCCGCCCGTACAGGCACCACCCTTCACGGCTACCGTCGGAGACCGTGAGTACAGTTTCACGGAAATGGTGGGAGAATTGGGCACATCGTTGATCGCGTTACCGCTCATTGCCATCCTGGAATCGATAGCGATCGCTAAGGCATTTGCGAAagggaaatcgatcgatgcaacGCAAGAAATGATCGCGCTAGGACTGTGCAACATCGCTGGTTCGTTCGTGTCTTCCATGCCCGTAACAGGATCGTTTACGCGGTCCGCAGTGAACAACAATAGTGGCGTACGAACACCGCTCGGAGGAGTCACCACCGGGGTGCTTGTCCTGCTCGCGCTCGGACTGCTGACCAGTACGTTCTACTACATCCCCAAGGCAACGCTGGCCGGTGTTATCATCGCGGCCATGCTGTTTATGGTCGAGTTCCATGCAGCCAGCGAAATATGGCGCACGAAACGGATCGATATCATCCCGCTGATAGTGACGCTAGTGGCATGCCTTTTCCTCGGTCTGGAGTACGGTATGGTGGTCGGTATTGCCCTTAACTTTGTCTTTGTGCTACATCAAACCTCTCGTCCAAAGATTGTCTGGGAGCGTAAGATCATCGATTCAAAGGCCATACTGATCGTGACACCTGATCAAGGCTTAGTGTATTCCTGTGCCGAGTATCTGAAACATCAAGTGATAAAGATGGCGACGAAGGAATCGGTCGATCTGGTTGTGATCGATGGTACGCATATCGCTTCGGTAGATTCGACTTCAGCGAAAGTTCTGGTCAGTATGGCACAAGATTTGCTACTTCAAAATCGTACCGTTAttgtttggaaatggaaacggtCGGCCCGCTGCACGCTACTAAGAATGAACAGGGAGGTATTCCAGAGTTGCGtgaaaaacgatgaaaatctTGAAGCCATCgtgaaggaaattaaatcgaCGATCAATCGATAG
- the LOC125950693 gene encoding sodium-independent sulfate anion transporter-like isoform X2, with the protein MAGRDVELNGLRPGDPRSAVNRTLSDEDISEKIPPFGAFAVKSFRGLCNRKQLYKRFPIIVWLPAYSWGYMVEDIVAGLSVGLTVIPQGIAYAVIANLDPQYGLYSAFMGCFVYCIFGSCKDVTIGPTAIMSLMVQVHAANLGPDFAILSAFLTGCAILLLGVLNLGFLVQFISLPVTAGFTSAAAITIASGQMKSLLGLSGKSNEFLESWINVFEHIGEVRLWDSVLGFGTIAVLLLLMNLKNIEGGPRWSAIAKYVALARNAIVVIVGSVIAFLVSEAGHTDVFLLTGNVTSGMPPVQAPPFTATVGDREYSFTEMVGELGTSLIALPLIAILESIAIAKAFAKGKSIDATQEMIALGLCNIAGSFVSSMPVTGSFTRSAVNNNSGVRTPLGGVTTGVLVLLALGLLTSTFYYIPKATLAGVIIAAMLFMVEFHAASEIWRTKRIDIIPLIVTLVACLFLGLEYGMVVGIALNFVFVLHQTSRPKIVWERKIIDSKAILIVTPDQGLVYSCAEYLKHQVIKMATKESVDLVVIDGTHIASVDSTSAKVLVSMAQDLLLQNRTVIVWKWKRSARCTLLRMNREVFQSCVKNDENLEAIVKEIKSTINR; encoded by the exons ATGGCTGGTCGTGATGTCGAGTTGAATGGATTACGCCCCGGAGACCCTCGGTCTGCCGTCAACAGGACCCTATCAGACG AGGATATCAGTGAAAAGATCCCTCCGTTCGGTGCGTTTGCTGTGAAATCATTCCGTGGACTTTGTAACCGGAAACAACTTTACAAACGTTTCCCCATCATCGTATGGCTCCCTGCGTACAGCTGGGGATACATGGTGGAAGACATTGTGGCTGGGCTATCGGTTGGATTAACGGTGATACCACAGGGCATCGCGTATGCGGTGATTGCTAATTTGGATCCCCAGTACGGTCTATACTCGGCGTTTATGGGATGTTTCGTGTATTGCATTTTTGGAAGCTGCAAGGATGTTACCATCGGGCCGACCGCCATCATGTCGTTGATGGTGCAGGTGCATGCCGCCAACCTCGGACCGGACTTTGCCATTCTATCGGCCTTTCTCACCGGATGCGCCATCCTGCTACTGGGTGTGTTGAACCTGGGGTTCCTAGTACAATTCATTTCCCTCCCAGTGACGGCAGGATTCACGTCGGCCGCAGCCATCACGATAGCAAGTGGACAGATGAAATCGTTGTTGGGATTATCCGGTAAATCGAATGAATTCCTTGAATCGTGGATCAACGTGTTCGAGCACATCGGTGAAGTGAGACTGTGGGACAGCGTGTTGGGTTTCGGTACGATCGCCGTcctactgttgctgatgaacCTGAAGAACATTGAAGGCGGACCGCGCTGGTCCGCTATCGCAAAGTATGTGGCACTCGCCAGAAATGCGATCGTAGTGATTGTCGGAAGTGTTATAGCGTTTCTGGTCAGTGAAGCCGGCCATACGGATGTGTTTCTGTTAACGGGCAACGTTACATCGGGAATGCCGCCCGTACAGGCACCACCCTTCACGGCTACCGTCGGAGACCGTGAGTACAGTTTCACGGAAATGGTGGGAGAATTGGGCACATCGTTGATCGCGTTACCGCTCATTGCCATCCTGGAATCGATAGCGATCGCTAAGGCATTTGCGAAagggaaatcgatcgatgcaacGCAAGAAATGATCGCGCTAGGACTGTGCAACATCGCTGGTTCGTTCGTGTCTTCCATGCCCGTAACAGGATCGTTTACGCGGTCCGCAGTGAACAACAATAGTGGCGTACGAACACCGCTCGGAGGAGTCACCACCGGGGTGCTTGTCCTGCTCGCGCTCGGACTGCTGACCAGTACGTTCTACTACATCCCCAAGGCAACGCTGGCCGGTGTTATCATCGCGGCCATGCTGTTTATGGTCGAGTTCCATGCAGCCAGCGAAATATGGCGCACGAAACGGATCGATATCATCCCGCTGATAGTGACGCTAGTGGCATGCCTTTTCCTCGGTCTGGAGTACGGTATGGTGGTCGGTATTGCCCTTAACTTTGTCTTTGTGCTACATCAAACCTCTCGTCCAAAGATTGTCTGGGAGCGTAAGATCATCGATTCAAAGGCCATACTGATCGTGACACCTGATCAAGGCTTAGTGTATTCCTGTGCCGAGTATCTGAAACATCAAGTGATAAAGATGGCGACGAAGGAATCGGTCGATCTGGTTGTGATCGATGGTACGCATATCGCTTCGGTAGATTCGACTTCAGCGAAAGTTCTGGTCAGTATGGCACAAGATTTGCTACTTCAAAATCGTACCGTTAttgtttggaaatggaaacggtCGGCCCGCTGCACGCTACTAAGAATGAACAGGGAGGTATTCCAGAGTTGCGtgaaaaacgatgaaaatctTGAAGCCATCgtgaaggaaattaaatcgaCGATCAATCGATAG